A stretch of the Triticum dicoccoides isolate Atlit2015 ecotype Zavitan unplaced genomic scaffold, WEW_v2.0 scaffold51229, whole genome shotgun sequence genome encodes the following:
- the LOC119346803 gene encoding non-specific lipid-transfer protein 4.1-like, whose translation MARSAVAQVVLVAVVAAMLLAVTEAAVSCGQVSSALSPCISYARGNGASPSAACCSGVRSLASSARSTADKQAACKCIKSAAAGLNAGKAGGIPTKCGVSVPYAISSSVDCSKIR comes from the coding sequence ATGGCCCGTTCTGCTGTTGCTCAGGTCGTGCTCGTCGCCGTGGTGGCTGCTATGCTCCTCGCAGTCACGGAGGCGGCTGTATCGTGCGGTCAGGTGAGCTCTGCCTTGAGCCCCTGCATCTCCTATGCACGCGGCAACGGCGCCAGCCCATCTGCAGCCTGCTGCAGCGGCGTTAGGAGTCTAGCCAGCTCAGCCCGGAGCACCGCTGACAAGCAAGCGGCGTGCAAGTGCATCAAGAGCGCTGCTGCTGGGCTCAACGCTGGCAAGGCCGGCGGCATCCCCACAAAGTGCGGCGTTAGCGTCCCTTACGCCATCAGCTCTTCGGTCGACTGCTCTAAGATTCGCTGA